A genomic window from Coccinella septempunctata chromosome 9, icCocSept1.1, whole genome shotgun sequence includes:
- the LOC123320058 gene encoding dolichol-phosphate mannosyltransferase subunit 3 — MTKLMEWLTAISALISLWVALLTNKIGNDFTKQHHQFILYLPIILIILFGLYALTVVLYRTFTFNNCEEAAAALKKEIQEAKSSLKAMGYIFPEKAS; from the exons atgACGAAATTAATGGAATGGTTAACAGCTATCAGTGCGTTGATATCACTTTGGGTGGCTCTTTTAACGAATAAGATAGGAAATGACTTTACCAAGCAACATCATCAATTCATTTTATATTTGCCGATCATCCTAATCATCTTGTTCGGG CTTTACGCCTTGACTGTTGTACTTTACAGAACTTTCACATTTAATAATTGTGAGGAAGCAGCAGCTGCACTAAAAAAG GAAATTCAAGAAGCTAAGTCTTCGCTGAAAGCTATGGGATATATATTTCCTGAAAAGGCATCATGA